Proteins from a genomic interval of Canis lupus familiaris isolate Mischka breed German Shepherd chromosome 33, alternate assembly UU_Cfam_GSD_1.0, whole genome shotgun sequence:
- the NIT2 gene encoding omega-amidase NIT2, whose amino-acid sequence MLPRGRAMATFRLALIQLQVSSIKSENLARACGLVREAARQGAKVVSLPECFNSPYGTKYFPEYAEKIPGESTQKLSEVAKECSVYLIGGSIPEEDAGKLYNTCAVFGPDGTLLVKYRKLHLFDIDIPGKITFHESKTLTPGDSFSTFDTPYCRVGLGICYDMRFAELAQIYAQRGCQLLVYPAAFNMTTGPAHWELLQRGRAVDNQLYVATASPARDEQASYVAWGHSTVVSPWGEVVAKAGAEETVVYSDIDLKKLAEIRQQIPIFSQKRSDLYAVEAKKP is encoded by the exons ATGCTGCCCCGCGGGAGAGCGATGGCCA CTTTCCGCCTGGCCCTCATCCAGCTCCAGGTTTCTTCCATCAAATCGGAAAACCTCGCTCGCGCCTGTGGCCTCGTCCGGGAGGCGGCGAGACAAGGAGCCAAAGTAGTTTCCCTGCCG GAATGCTTTAACTCTCCATACGGCACgaaatattttcctgaatatGCTGAGAAAATTCCTGGTGAATCCACACAGAAGCTTTCTGAGGTAGCCAAGGAATGCAGCGTGTATCTCATTGGAG GTTCCATTCCTGAAGAGGATGCTGGGAAATTATATAACACTTGTGCCGTGTTTGGGCCTGATGGAACTTTACTGGTAAAGTACAGAAAG CTCCATCTGTTTGACATTGACATTCCTGGGAAAATTACATTTCATGAATCTAAAACACTGACTCCTGGTGATAGTTTCTCCACCTTTGATACTC CTTACTGCAGAGTGGGCCTCGGCATCTGCTACGACATGCGCTTTGCAGAGCTCGCGCAAATCTACGCGCAGAGAG GCTGCCAGCTTTTGGTGTATCCTGCAGCTTTTAACATGACCACCGGACCCGCCCACTGGGAGCTGCTTCAACGAGGCCG GGCTGTTGATAACCAGCTGTATGTGGCCACAGCGTCTCCTGCCCGGGATGAGCAGGCCTCCTATGTTGCCTGGGGACACAGCACTGTTGTGAGTCCTTG GGGGGAGGTTGTTGCCAAAGCTGGCGCCGAGGAGACAGTCGTGTATTCAGACATAG ACCTGAAGAAGTTGGCTGAAATACGCCAGCAAATCCCCATTTTTAGCCAGAAGCGATCAGACCTCTATGCAGTGGAGGCGAAAAAGCCCTGA